The Halogranum gelatinilyticum genome contains a region encoding:
- the hisE gene encoding phosphoribosyl-ATP diphosphatase → MADDDILDELFSLIEERKEELPEGSYTTSLFTHEKGENAVLEKLGEETTELILAAKDDDEAELKAEGADLVYHFLVLLSMKDVTLDELREELDERFGH, encoded by the coding sequence GCCGACGACGACATCCTCGACGAGCTGTTCTCTCTCATCGAGGAGCGCAAGGAGGAACTGCCGGAGGGGTCCTACACGACGTCGCTTTTCACCCACGAGAAGGGCGAGAACGCCGTCTTGGAGAAGCTCGGCGAGGAGACGACCGAACTCATCCTGGCGGCGAAAGACGACGACGAGGCAGAGCTGAAGGCGGAGGGTGCCGACCTCGTCTACCACTTCCTCGTCCTCCTGTCGATGAAGGACGTGACGCTCGACGAGTTGCGCGAGGAACTCGACGAGCGGTTCGGTCACTGA
- a CDS encoding 50S ribosomal protein L40e, with protein MPSFDAAVERTLEKQICMRCNARNPKKAKQCRKCGYKHLRPKSKERRAA; from the coding sequence ATGCCCAGTTTCGACGCCGCCGTGGAGCGGACCCTGGAGAAACAGATCTGCATGCGCTGTAACGCACGAAACCCGAAGAAGGCCAAGCAGTGCCGCAAATGTGGCTACAAACACCTTCGCCCGAAGTCGAAGGAACGCCGCGCCGCGTAA
- a CDS encoding MBL fold metallo-hydrolase, with protein MDVFNVTADAEQFTCNAYLVTGERTVLVDAGSMPGVVDVVADHVDTLDAVVVTHQHSDHVDQLDAVCERFGPEVYAYAEHPQRTDALDDGDTVEMGDETFEVVYTPGHAADHISLVGETALFSGDVVVHNDGAFDNGSFGRTDLPGQSRERLIQSISQLLDRLPDSVTTMYAGHGDVFAADPDGDSVRDVVRRALLRAEERQPKYPDG; from the coding sequence ATGGATGTCTTCAACGTGACTGCAGACGCCGAGCAGTTCACCTGCAACGCGTATCTCGTCACGGGCGAACGGACGGTCCTCGTCGACGCGGGCTCGATGCCCGGCGTCGTCGACGTCGTCGCGGACCACGTCGACACACTGGACGCAGTCGTCGTCACCCACCAACACTCCGACCACGTCGACCAACTCGACGCGGTCTGCGAGCGGTTCGGTCCCGAGGTCTACGCCTACGCCGAACATCCCCAGCGAACCGACGCGCTCGACGACGGCGACACCGTCGAGATGGGCGACGAGACTTTCGAGGTCGTCTACACGCCCGGCCACGCCGCCGACCACATCTCGCTCGTCGGCGAGACGGCACTGTTCAGCGGCGACGTCGTCGTCCACAACGACGGCGCGTTCGACAACGGCAGCTTCGGCCGGACTGACCTGCCCGGCCAGTCCCGTGAGCGACTCATCCAGAGCATCTCACAGCTTCTCGACCGCCTCCCCGACTCCGTCACGACCATGTACGCGGGCCACGGCGACGTCTTCGCGGCCGACCCCGACGGCGACAGCGTCCGCGACGTCGTCCGCCGCGCGCTCCTCCGCGCCGAGGAACGCCAGCCGAAGTATCCCGACGGGTAG
- a CDS encoding DUF5786 family protein, which produces MGFGSYDESEQENQEYDADLDESDGVSSRENDHKGSMEFDIGASNDELLDRLQDIKEDE; this is translated from the coding sequence ATGGGCTTTGGGAGCTACGACGAGTCCGAACAGGAGAACCAGGAGTACGATGCCGACCTCGACGAGTCAGACGGGGTCTCGTCCCGTGAAAACGACCACAAGGGGAGTATGGAGTTCGACATCGGTGCCTCGAACGACGAACTCCTCGACCGGTTGCAGGACATCAAAGAGGACGAGTAG
- a CDS encoding endonuclease dU, whose translation MKPGSRALGVAASDGDDESTLCGALVRADRVVDDCVFGRCTVGGTDATPAVAQLFSKLGREDVQYLLLSGVAPAWFNLYDLQAIHETVERPVIAVSFETSEGLEPALSEHFSGNALDERLATYRTLPPRRRVEVNGETRFVRAVGVDDAEAAEIVRGFTPEGGRPEPLRVARLLARAGREYGERVESIDVAADSDSDGDDESTPN comes from the coding sequence GTGAAGCCCGGGAGCCGCGCGCTCGGCGTCGCCGCCTCGGACGGCGACGACGAAAGCACCCTCTGTGGAGCACTCGTCCGCGCGGACCGCGTCGTCGACGACTGCGTCTTCGGGCGATGCACCGTCGGCGGCACCGATGCGACTCCCGCTGTGGCTCAGCTTTTTTCGAAGCTCGGTCGCGAGGACGTCCAGTATCTCCTGCTGTCCGGCGTCGCGCCCGCGTGGTTCAATCTCTATGACCTCCAGGCGATTCACGAGACCGTCGAGCGGCCGGTCATCGCCGTCTCCTTCGAGACCAGCGAGGGGCTGGAACCGGCACTCAGCGAGCACTTTTCGGGGAACGCGCTCGACGAACGGCTCGCGACCTACCGGACCCTCCCGCCGCGGCGACGCGTCGAGGTGAACGGCGAGACGCGCTTCGTCCGCGCGGTCGGCGTCGACGACGCCGAGGCGGCCGAGATCGTCCGCGGCTTCACCCCCGAAGGCGGCCGTCCCGAGCCGTTGCGGGTCGCGCGACTGCTCGCGCGGGCGGGACGGGAGTACGGAGAGCGGGTCGAATCCATCGACGTCGCTGCCGACAGTGACAGCGACGGCGACGACGAAAGCACCCCGAATTAA
- a CDS encoding uracil-DNA glycosylase, with protein sequence MEQMEGRCVTDCERCPALVESRSRIVNGTGPADADLLFLGEGPGANEDEQGEPFVGRSGTVLDDALRDVGLARADVRITNCVRCRPPENRDPTKEELANCRGYLERELELVDPEIIVTLGKVPSEHLLDRSVAVTKEAGSVVDARIGESSRRVLVCVHPAATLYDRSQKETFEETIRKAAELSGAGEGSSGQSRLGDY encoded by the coding sequence ATGGAACAGATGGAGGGGCGTTGCGTCACCGACTGCGAACGGTGTCCCGCGCTCGTCGAGTCGCGGAGTCGAATCGTCAACGGAACCGGGCCGGCGGACGCCGACCTGCTCTTTCTCGGCGAAGGGCCCGGCGCGAACGAGGACGAACAGGGCGAGCCGTTCGTCGGCCGTTCGGGAACGGTCCTCGACGACGCGCTTCGCGACGTCGGGCTCGCGCGCGCCGACGTCCGCATCACGAACTGCGTCCGCTGTCGGCCGCCGGAGAACCGCGACCCCACCAAAGAGGAGCTCGCGAACTGCCGCGGCTATCTCGAACGCGAACTGGAACTCGTCGACCCCGAAATCATCGTCACGCTCGGGAAGGTCCCGAGCGAGCATCTGCTGGACCGCTCGGTCGCGGTGACGAAGGAGGCTGGCAGCGTCGTCGACGCGCGCATCGGCGAGTCGTCGCGGCGAGTCCTCGTGTGTGTCCATCCGGCCGCGACGCTCTACGACCGGAGCCAAAAGGAGACGTTCGAGGAGACGATTCGGAAGGCCGCCGAACTGTCGGGTGCCGGCGAGGGGTCCAGCGGCCAGTCACGGTTGGGCGATTACTGA
- the phnE gene encoding phosphonate ABC transporter, permease protein PhnE, which yields MSTDTDRIKQRLSVIQFHKRVRLVFSLVLLAIFTFFFQSALSEVGFSVGEILRYWPQFTDALSGFFPPAEFFGFLPFVDVSQYWAFIQERNLLLQFQNGNPILGAVFVTFAMGFAGTVLGIPGALLLGVLGSERVTPYPFNFIFRGTMSVIRAIPALVWALIYIPLGGVSPFTATLAIGTDTMGNLGRLFTDALEEVEDGPIEAVESTGANSPQKVVFGMLSQVFTPFIAWTFYILEINVRIAVTMGLIGGGGLGQVLQTQRGLFKYTNMMATILVIFLLVISVEVFSQRIRSYIRGNDEGQTILSLIANFPQRMAESIWR from the coding sequence ATGAGTACTGACACCGACCGCATCAAGCAACGACTGTCCGTCATCCAGTTCCACAAACGCGTCCGTCTCGTCTTCTCACTGGTCCTGCTCGCCATCTTCACCTTCTTCTTCCAGAGTGCCCTCTCGGAGGTCGGCTTCTCCGTCGGCGAGATTCTCCGATACTGGCCCCAGTTCACCGACGCGCTCAGCGGCTTCTTCCCGCCAGCGGAGTTCTTCGGCTTCCTTCCCTTCGTCGACGTCAGCCAGTACTGGGCGTTCATCCAGGAGCGGAACCTCCTCCTGCAGTTCCAGAACGGCAACCCCATCCTCGGGGCCGTCTTCGTCACGTTCGCGATGGGCTTCGCCGGGACCGTCCTCGGTATCCCCGGCGCGCTCCTCCTCGGCGTCCTCGGCTCCGAGCGCGTGACGCCCTATCCGTTCAACTTCATCTTCCGCGGCACGATGAGCGTCATCCGCGCCATCCCGGCACTCGTGTGGGCACTCATCTACATCCCGCTCGGCGGCGTCTCGCCGTTCACGGCGACGCTCGCCATCGGGACCGACACGATGGGCAACCTCGGTCGCCTCTTCACCGACGCGCTCGAAGAGGTCGAGGACGGTCCCATCGAGGCCGTCGAGAGTACCGGTGCCAACAGCCCCCAGAAGGTCGTCTTCGGGATGCTCAGCCAGGTCTTCACCCCCTTCATCGCGTGGACCTTCTACATCCTCGAGATCAACGTCCGCATCGCGGTCACGATGGGGCTCATCGGCGGCGGCGGGCTGGGGCAGGTGCTCCAGACCCAGCGCGGTCTGTTCAAATACACCAACATGATGGCGACGATTCTCGTCATCTTCCTGTTGGTCATCTCCGTCGAGGTCTTCAGCCAGCGGATCCGCTCGTACATCCGCGGCAACGACGAGGGGCAGACCATCCTCAGCCTCATCGCGAACTTCCCGCAGCGGATGGCCGAGTCCATCTGGCGGTAG
- the phnC gene encoding phosphonate ABC transporter ATP-binding protein, whose translation MSKIEVTNLSKSYGDVQALDDVSFTIPDGEFVVLLGESGAGKSTLLRCLNGITKPSAGSITIDDEPVKGPRNDVAMIFQQHYLLEQMSAYGNALTGALGRTSFLKSLLGLYAEDDKHEALRALDTVGLLDEANQRAGKMSGGQQQRVGIARALVQKPNLLLADEPVASLDPASAETVMRYVRQAASERDLSTIASLHQVNIAREFGERFLGMKDGELVFDGYREDFTVDVIDEIYGDIETESIREEREVTPTETTATSGAQAHEY comes from the coding sequence ATGAGCAAAATAGAAGTAACGAACCTCAGCAAATCGTACGGAGACGTCCAAGCGTTGGACGACGTTTCGTTTACCATTCCGGACGGTGAGTTCGTGGTCCTCCTCGGGGAGTCGGGTGCAGGGAAATCCACCCTCCTCCGCTGTCTCAACGGCATCACGAAGCCGTCGGCAGGCTCCATCACCATCGACGACGAGCCCGTCAAAGGACCACGTAACGACGTCGCAATGATCTTCCAGCAACACTACCTCCTCGAGCAGATGAGTGCCTACGGCAACGCGCTCACCGGTGCACTCGGCCGCACCTCGTTCCTCAAGAGCCTCTTGGGGCTGTACGCCGAGGACGACAAACACGAAGCCCTCCGCGCGCTCGACACGGTCGGTCTCCTCGACGAGGCCAACCAGCGTGCTGGCAAGATGAGCGGTGGCCAGCAACAGCGCGTCGGCATCGCCCGCGCGCTGGTGCAGAAACCGAACCTGCTGCTCGCCGACGAGCCGGTCGCCAGCCTCGACCCCGCGAGTGCCGAGACGGTCATGCGCTACGTCCGACAGGCCGCCAGTGAGCGCGACCTCTCGACCATCGCCAGTCTCCACCAGGTCAACATCGCCCGCGAGTTCGGCGAGCGGTTCCTCGGCATGAAAGACGGGGAACTCGTCTTCGACGGCTACCGCGAGGACTTCACCGTCGATGTCATCGACGAGATCTACGGCGACATCGAGACCGAATCCATCCGCGAAGAGCGCGAAGTGACCCCCACTGAAACGACCGCCACGAGCGGCGCACAAGCGCATGAGTACTGA